One window from the genome of Hydractinia symbiolongicarpus strain clone_291-10 chromosome 1, HSymV2.1, whole genome shotgun sequence encodes:
- the LOC130643369 gene encoding sodium channel protein 1 brain-like isoform X6 — MEIEEGASLICQEQEEGNINLKEMAQQMVHKLFFEDKQYKQTFLVLASRLGKVYVYRFNKSKSLWLFGPTNVIRKSIIYMITNQIFEFFVILTILVNCVFLALDNAPEEAEYVFTAIYTTEMILKIIAKGFVFHSFAYLRDPWNWLDFIVVLLGYMTLAPGMMVNFSGIRTFRVLRALRTISAIEGLKTMVNALLKSMRMLSDVLILTAFFICVFALVGLQLFSGDFHNKCVKSNLTISENKTWLQEIKKTSNWYEPIQICGNVTGSMVCPSNYTCLPDVGENPNFGFTSYDNFGWALLTSFQLVTLDFWEDVYLHIGSSMGPWYVFYFMIVIFFGSFYLINLVLAVVAVSYQQETAHNADLESQYEFLRQVASSYSLHKRILPKLLFDDPNIDSISNLSCVKQGPSVIILSSTSNTSKATSNTIALGRVFHPKRARNQNKGSDTPKTIANQKLTSIINRVKLDRVKDKLRNDISTNKTNAGNAPLTRKLNIASVRSVGRTLHVPTASNQTRRPTVTRRASNKAKTQTKKHDSLSVKKPSLSSRVSSRLNADTQTQFPEPFADVDKEDLKPSQKLRLKVYNFVMSPWFELGVTLFILLNTICLALEYDRMNPKFKQALDISNHTFTGIFIVEMVLKLIAFSPFGYVKSKWNIFDGLVVILSVIDLCIEIATTTDNGDFTIIRSLRLFRVLKLAQSWSTMRLLLSAIGRSLNALGNLTLILGIIVYVFAVVGTHVFGDSYKPEKFEDNQVPVWNFNNFGHSIMVIFRVLCGEWIEPLYDCMQTTGTWAAAFFMPALIVGNFLVLNLFLALLLNSFADQAMEEELKKRNSMKSKLKWISSTRKLARLQNAFKGQRIGPDAGSQMPSIAASNGAAKATMEEELQKSTLENKDVIGSTEFQNGNAVPSTIVNLGIAQNKNENGLGAFRANISPTHSLYSCNSQLSSPKKENKNNNNNNNNNNDAYGKLDPFCPSLPCCFFGDEKTKFKNETWTKFRMQIKTLIENKWFENGILVLIAASSLILVFEDIYLSTKPNLVKALDILNIIFCVLFFFEFVLKVIGLGVYTYVKNPWNCLDFVIVMVSIVSVINIYTNSANNIKTLRSLRTLRALRPLRAVSRWDGMRIVVNSLLKAIPSIGNVLLVCLVFWLIFSILGVQFFGGKFFKCVDHNGNRLDAKIIPNKTACLVSGYSWKNSHVNFDNALNGFLPLLQVATFEGWIEVMRDAVDATKIDEQPVRENNFVAYFYFVIFIIIGAFFILNLFISVIIDNFYRLKKQYDDGGTIEVFLTTEQKQWFSTVKKALTKKPKRIIHRPQNYYHAKIFDLTISPKFETFTMFMILSNIFIMMFQHYQQPAEYTKMLHIVNIVFTVIFIIEMIVRIIGLRHQYFTDKWNLFDFVIVILSVVGIILEYMNVILSVTPSVLRVARVLRIGRLLRYFNSAKGIRRLLVALVISLPALVNIGALLFLILFIYAIIGMSNFGYVRKHGALNNVVNFETFGNSVLVLFRLASSAGWNEVLDALMVQPPDCDPNYKNIPNGNCGSPWIAVVYLVTFILITYLIIVNMYIAVILENFNQAHEQEEIGITDEDIEMFYAVWQLYDPLATQYIEFEKLPYLVANLGAPLGIPFPNKVAVHNLNLPMRNDDKIHCIDVLQALLERFLGNMDQADTEHYDNMKKTIDQKLQAAFPIRQKDDMKTTTMDRLKEVKAALVIQRHFRNWKAKTQKLGEPHKKYSNDSVFHSFISVRGSKTPHTNRTRKKPIHRLLSDAKVSNRIRTSTITTISPILGVKIGELLNNGNSSIDSHRLRRSRSARENSSGTNLNCLNVIERPRPVSCTADGKLQVTTDAQVYSSLAIRSDVVSDSEECPTNNANNIKISITNAESETNVDFEENITPFLDKVNVHYNITDSESSLPASIGNSSLEDLSFVTISNSQQSLVPKVSKRRQDLALPHVRNNMITTA, encoded by the exons acTTTCTTGGTACTTGCTAGTCGACTGGGTAAAGTTTACGTATATCGGTTCAACAAGTCCAAATCGTTGTGGTTATTCGGACCGACAAACGTCATTCGGAAAAGCATAATTTATATGATAACAAATCAGATTTTTGAATTCTTTGTAATTCTAACTATCCTAGTCAATTGTGTTTTCCTGGCATTAGACAACGCTCCAGAAGAAGCTGA ATACGTTTTCACTGCAATATACACGACAGAAATGATTCTTAAAATCATTGCCAAAGGTTTTGTGTTTCACAGTTTTGCATACCTACGAGATCCATGGAATTGGTTAGATTTTATTGTTGTTCTGCTTGG ATACATGACTTTAGCACCAGGAATGATGGTGAATTTTTCTGGTATAAGAACATTTCGGGTGTTGCGAGCTCTTCGGACAATATCAGCCATTGAAG GTTTAAAAACCATGGTCAATGCGTTATTAAAATCCATGCGGATGTTATCAGATGTGTTAATACTGACTGCGTTTTTTATATGTGTGTTTGCACTTGTTGGACTTCAGCTATTTTCTGGCGACTTTCATAACAAATGTGTCAAAAGCAACTTGACAATCTCTGAAAATAAAACGTGgctgcaagaaataaaaaaaacat ccAACTGGTACGAACCAATCCAAATATGTGGAAACGTTACCGGTTCAAT GGTATGTCCGTCCAATTATACATGTCTCCCAGACGTTGGAGAGAATCCCAATTTTGGCTTCACAAGTTATGACAATTTTGGTTGGGCTCTGTTGACGTCATTTCAATTAGTCACGCTTGACTTTTGGGAGGATGTATATTTACAT ATTGGTTCATCTATGGGCCCCTGGTATGTGTTTTATTTCATGATTGTCATCTTCTTTGGTTCGTTTTACTTAATTAACTTGGTGCTAGCTGTCGTGGCTGTATCTTATCAACAAGAAACTGCACATAACGCGGACTTG GAGAGCCAATATGAATTTCTTCGTCAGGTTGCATCCTCTTACTCGCTCCATAAAAGAATTTTACCGAAGTTGTTATTTGATGACCCAAATATAGACAGTATAAGTAATTTATCATGCGTAAAACAGGGTCCAAGCGTCATTATTTTATCCAGCACTTCAAACACATCTAAAGCAACAAGTAATACTATCGCACTTGGACGTGTATTTCATCCTAAAAGAGCTAGAAATCAAAACAAGGGATCAGATACACCGAAAACAATAGCCAATCAGAAGCTTACAAGTATCATAAACAGAGTAAAATTAGACAGAGTGAAAGATAAATTAAGAAATGATATATCAACAAACAAAACCAATGCAGGCAATGCACCTTTGACGAGAAAGCTTAACATTGCAAGTGTTAGAAGCGTAGGGAGAACATTGCATGTTCCTACAGCTAGCAATCAAACGAGAAGACCAACTGTAACAAGAAGAGCAAGTAATAAAGCTAAAACACAAACAAAGAAACACGACTCTCTCTCTGTCAAAAAGCCGTCTCTTAGCTCTCGTGTATCAAGTCGTTTAAATGCTGATACGCAAACGCAATTCCCAGAACCCTTTGCAGACGTTGATAAGGAAGATTTAAAGCCATCACAGAAGCTtcgattaaaagtttataactTTGTGATGAGTCCTTGGTTTGAGCTTGGTGtgactttgtttattttattaaatactATATGCTTGGCGCTGGAATATGATCGAATGAATCCAAAATTCAAACAAGCTTTGGATATATCGAATCAC ACATTCACTGGCATTTTTATCGTTGAGATGGTGTTAAAGTTAATTGCGTTCTCCCCGTTTGGATATGTGAAAAGCAAATGGAATATATTTGATGGTCTGGTCGTCATCCTAAGTGTAATAGATCTCTGCATTGAGATTGCAACGACCACTGATAATGGCGATTTTACCATAATCAGATCGTTACGACTG TTTCGAGTGTTAAAACTGGCTCAATCATGGTCCACAATGCGATTGCTACTATCAGCCATCGGCAGGAGTTTGAACGCATTGGGAAACCTAACCTTAATTCTCGGCATTATTGTTTATGTATTTGCTGTAGTAGGAACGCATGTATTTGGAGATAGTTACAAGCCTGAAAAATTTGAAGACAATCAG GTTCCTGTCTGGAATTTTAATAACTTTGGTCACTCTATAATGGTCATATTTCGCGTTTTGTGTGGTGAGTGGATCGAACCTTTGTACGATTGTATGCAAACCACTGGAACATGGGCTGCTGCCTTCTTTATGCCAGCTTTGATCGTTGGTAATTTCTTG gttttaaatctgtttttggctttgcttttaaaCTCTTTCGCCGATCAAGCTATGGAAGAGGAACTGAAAAAGCGAAACTCAATGAAATCAAAACTAAAATGGATATCGAGTACACGAAAGCTGGCAAGACTTCAAAATGCCTTTAAGGGGCAAAGAATTGGTCCAGATGCAGGTTCTC AAATGCCTTCTATTGCAGCATCAAATGGAGCTGCAAAAGCAACAATG GAAGAAGAACTACAGAAATCTACATTGGAAAATAAAGATGTGATTGGTAGTACTGAATTTCAAAACGGAAACGCCGTTCCAAGCACAATAGTAAACCTTGGCATTGCTCAAAATAAAAACGAGAATGGCCTTGGTGCATTTCGAGCTAATATATCACCAACACACTCTCTGTATTCCTGCAATTCACAATTAAGCAGcccaaagaaagaaaacaaaaacaacaataacaacaacaacaacaataatgacGCTTATGGAAAACTAGATCCATTTTGTCCGTCTTTGCCTTGTTGCTTTTTTGGAgacgaaaaaacaaaatttaaaaatgaaacatggACAAAGTTTCGAATgcaaattaaaactttaattgaAAACAAATGGTTCGAGAATGGAATTTTAGTGTTGATTGCTGCAAGCAGTCTCATACTG GTGTTTGAAGACATTTATCTTTCAACAAAACCAAACTTGGTGAAAGCActtgatattttaaatataatattttgtgTACTGTTTTTCTTTGAGTTTGTTTTGAAAGTGATCGGGCTTGGTGTGTACACCTACGTCAAAAATCCGTGGAATTGTTTGGATTTTGTTATTGTAATG GTATCTATCGTCAGCGTGATCAACATTTACACAAATTCAgcaaacaatataaaaacactGCGTTCCCTTCGCACATTGAGAGCATTGAGACCATTACGTGCTGTCTCGAGATGGGATGGAATGAGG ATTGTAGTGAACAGCTTATTAAAAGCCATTCCAAGCATTGGTAATGTACTGCTTGTGTGCCTGGTGTTTTGGCTCATTTTCAGCATCTTGGGCGTCCAGTTTTTTGGAGGGAAATTCTTCAAATGTGTTGATCACAATGGAAATCGATTAGATGCAAAAATAATTCCAAATAAAACAGCTTGCTTGGTTAGTGGGTACAGCTGGAAAAATTCTCATGTTAATTTTGATAACGCTTTGAATGGATTTTTACCATTACTGCAAGTCGCCACATTTGAAGGTTGGATTGAAGTTATGCGAGATGCTGTCGATGCAACTAAA attGATGAACAACCTGTgagggaaaacaactttgttGCTTACTTTTACTTcgttatttttataataatcggCGCCTTTTTTATTCTAAATCTCTTCATTTCCGTCATCATTGATAATTTTTATCGGTTAAAGAAACAGTACGATGATGGGGGTACTATTGAGGTGTTCCTCACAACGGAGCAGAAGCAATGGTTCTCAACCGTAAAGAAGGCTTTAACGAAAAAGCCAAAAAGGATAATACATCGCCCACAG AATTACTATCACGCGAAAATATTCGACTTAACGATCAGTCCAAAATTCGAGACGTTCACAATGTTTATGATTTTGTCAAACATTTTCATCATGATGTTTCAACACTATCAACAGCCTGCAGAATACACAAAGATGTTGCATATAGTAAACATTGTCTTTACTGTTATTTTCATCATTGAGATGATTGTGCGCATCATTGGATTACGACATCAATATTTCACCGACAAGTGGAACTTATTTGACTTTGTTATCGTCATTCTTTCTGTCGTGG GCATTATTCTTGAATACATGAATGTGATCCTATCAGTTACACCTAGTGTACTAAGAGTAGCACGAGTGCTGAGAATTGGTCGACTTTTACGTTACTTCAACAGTGCTAAGGGAATTCGCCGTCTACTTGTTGCATTAGTTATCTCGCTGCCGGCTTTAGTCAACATTGGAGCATTACTTTTTCTTATCCTATTTATATACGCTATAATTGGTATGTCGAACTTTGGCTACGTTAGAAAACACGGAGCATTAAACAATGTTGTTAATTTTGAAACATTTGGAAATAGCGTATTAGTTTTGTTTCGATTAGCCAGTTCGGCAGGTTGGAATGAGGTTTTAGATGCATTAATGGTACAACCGCCAGATTGTGATCCAAACTATAAAAACATTCCCAATGGCAACTGCGGCAGTCCATGGATTGCGGttgtgtatttagtgacttttatCTTGATAACTTATTTGATCATTGTCAACATGTACATTGCTGttattttggaaaattttaatcaAGCTCACGAGCAAGAGGAGATAGGAATTACAGATGAAGATATAGAAATGTTTTATGCAGTATGGCAGCTGTATGATCCACTTGCAACTCAGTACATCGAGTTTGAAAAGTTACCTTATCTAGTGGCAAATCTTGGTGCACCATTAG GCATACCTTTTCCTAATAAGGTTGCAGTGCACAATCTGAATTTGCCAATGAGGAATGATGATAAAATTCATTGCATTGATGTACTGCAAGCACTTCTGGAACGATTTTTAG GTAACATGGACCAAGCCGATACGGAGCACTATGATAACATGAAAAAGACTATCGATCAGAAACTTCAAGCCGCCTTTCCAATACGACAAAAGGATGACATGAAAACCACAACGATGGATCGCTTAAAAGAAGTTAAAGCTGCCTTAGTAATTCAGCGTCATTTTCGAAATTGGAAAGCGAAAACACAAAAGCTAGGCGAACCACACAAGAAATACTCCAACGACAGCGTTTTTCACTCGTTTATTAGTGTTAGAGGAAGCAAAACGCCACACACAAACAGAACTCGTAAAAAACCTATACATAGATTGTTATCGGACGCGAAGGTCTCGAACCGAATACGAACAAGTACAATAACAACAATCTCTCCTATATTAGGAGTAAAAATAGGAGAACTATTAAATAATGGCAATAGCTCAATAGATAGTCACCGGTTGCGACGGTCCAGAAGTGCGCGTGAGAATAGTTCTGGAACTAATCTAAACTGTTTAAATGTAATTGAAAGACCACGTCCCGTGTCATGCACAGCAGATGGTAAATTACAGGTAACAACAGATGCCCAGGTGTACAGTAGTCTCGCCATTCGTTCTGATGTCGTTAGCGATTCTGAAGAATGCCCTACAAATAATGCAAACAATATCAAAATCAGCATTACTAATGCTGAAAGTGAGACTAATGTTGATTTTGAGGAAAACATTACACCGTTTCTTGACAAAGTCAATGTTCATTACAATATAACTGATTCGGAATCTTCCTTACCAGCTAGTATAGGTAACAGCAGCCTGGAAGATCTGTCATTTGTAACAATTTCCAATTCACAACAGTCATTAGTGCCGAAAGTATCAAAACGAAGGCAAGATTTGGCACTACCCCAT GTAAGGAATAATATGATCACCACTGCATGA